In Castanea sativa cultivar Marrone di Chiusa Pesio chromosome 6, ASM4071231v1, a single window of DNA contains:
- the LOC142640889 gene encoding uncharacterized protein LOC142640889, translated as MAYSKTLLLLGLVFAVVLLVSSEVSARELAQETVQTDAVNEAKHGDHHGHKHKHEHEHKHRHGHGHHGKADGEKLEETDEN; from the exons ATGGCTTACTCAAAGACTTTACTTCTTCTTGGTCTTGTCTTTGCTGTGGTTCTTCTCGTCTCTTCCGAGGTCTCAGCTCGTGAGCTAGCTC AGGAGACTGTGCAAACTGACGCAGTGAATGAGGCCAAGCATGGTGATCATCATGGACACAAGCACAAGCATGAGCACGAACACAAACACCGCCATGGCCATGGACACCATGGCAAAGCTGATGGAGAGAAACTTGAAGAGACCGACGAAAATTAG